The following are from one region of the Ignavibacteriota bacterium genome:
- a CDS encoding response regulator has protein sequence MLKYPFAFLFIHLIIYFPGNSDIYAQQENIKFERYSIDQGMYETNITSMIQDNNGFLWFSTFSGIEKFDGYSFTAYKNNPDNKTSIDNAFTNTLYEDSERNIWIGNKHGFDKFNRTNGIFTHFKIYPDELETKINSNVISICEDNEGKLWIGTSDGLHRFDKSSGKFNIILHDNRNDETINSNTINSIYKDKAGSLWFGTGNGLDKFDHATGKFIHYWNNIKNKSESSDYFVNTIFEDNSGNFWLGTHNGIVVFDIKSMTSSRYLHGNMNSVTSICEDEFGTLWIGTRENGLYSLNKRTLKVLQYIHNPEEQSSISSNQISTVFRERSGTIWITTIDGGINKINRVKQPFKLYSFDSVRKIVLGNNNKLWIGTANGYYKFNPENEESIPYSFGIDELIEEEKSGDLWIGTLSSGIYKMNVDGGRTNFSTSAGEEITRRILCMYKESDGTVWIGTAAGSVYKIDPNQTHLKKIMQNTGTVKDLYLDNFGMMWVASYEGGLICYDSKKNVIVKKYYPDSKNPNNTKSQTFLEILEDKTGTLWFATDEGLGKYTRSTDSIYYYNLSDGLPVDLIWSILEDDHNNIWFSSRKGISKLDTKTNKFQNYDISYGLPKNGLSNIYGCKTENGEMYFGYPGGIVKFHPDSIKINTFIPPVVITSVKKLDKPVSVENEIHFSHDENFLSFEFVALSYLSQERNQYAYMMEGIDTGWVYSGTRRFATYPNLDPGKYTFRVKGSNNDGVWNNNGTSIAIIISPPFWRTWWAYSSYVLISIFLLYWIRRYEMDRLKLKDKIKMDEAVLKEKEETEKMKSRFFANISHEFRTPLTLILGPAEKIISNISKDINKDAGAIKRNALRLLQLVNQLLDISRLEAGKLKLEASKGNIVAFIKGITLSFESLSESRDITLKLQAEKDQIDLYFDKEKMIKILTNILSNAFKFTPENGRITVSVSECPADMTESHPELVFGSAFVLASSIDDEIPNRGRNDKMKKFVEIKIRDTGIGITQDEIPKLFDRFYQVDSSLSKEYEGTGIGLALTKELVELHHGNISVESEMRKFTEFILTFPIGRDHLKDDEIVEEKKIKEDVIQTAGGFQMSLNESFSHFDKLSLTSEIYNEEADAEKTIILIVEDNYDMREYIKDSLDASYQVEEAINGEQGVRKAEKIIPDLIISDMMMPKMDGQELTRILKNNEKTSHIPIILLTAKSEQSDKIEGLRKGADDYLIKPYDAKELQVRIENLIAIRKKLQQKYGNVQFTQKKIEKKLSSIDEEFMKRVIAVIENHLSDEKFSIEEFSSELNMSRVQLHRKLKALVGKSAGHFLRSVRLTKAKDFIEEQKGNISEIAYSVGFSSPAYFTKCFKEEFGYLPKDLQK, from the coding sequence GTGCTTAAGTATCCATTTGCCTTTTTATTTATACACCTGATCATTTATTTTCCAGGAAATTCTGATATTTATGCTCAACAAGAGAATATAAAATTTGAGCGTTACTCCATTGATCAAGGTATGTATGAAACAAATATTACTTCCATGATTCAGGATAACAATGGCTTTTTGTGGTTTAGTACTTTTAGCGGTATCGAAAAGTTTGACGGATATAGCTTCACCGCTTACAAAAATAATCCGGATAACAAAACTAGTATTGATAATGCTTTCACGAATACTTTGTATGAAGATAGTGAGAGAAATATTTGGATAGGTAATAAGCACGGATTTGATAAGTTCAACAGAACGAATGGTATCTTCACACATTTCAAAATATATCCTGATGAACTGGAAACCAAAATTAATAGCAACGTAATTTCAATTTGCGAAGATAATGAAGGGAAACTTTGGATTGGAACGAGTGATGGATTACACAGGTTCGATAAAAGTTCCGGAAAATTTAATATTATACTCCATGATAATAGAAATGACGAAACTATTAACAGCAATACTATTAATTCAATTTATAAAGACAAAGCAGGCTCACTTTGGTTTGGCACTGGTAACGGACTTGATAAGTTTGATCATGCGACAGGAAAGTTCATTCATTATTGGAACAATATTAAAAATAAAAGTGAATCATCTGACTATTTTGTAAATACTATCTTCGAGGATAACTCAGGTAATTTTTGGCTGGGAACACACAATGGAATAGTTGTATTTGATATTAAAAGTATGACCTCCAGCCGTTATCTTCATGGAAACATGAATTCAGTTACTTCTATTTGCGAAGATGAATTTGGAACTCTTTGGATTGGTACCAGGGAAAATGGACTATATTCACTCAATAAAAGAACATTGAAAGTATTACAATACATACATAATCCTGAAGAACAGAGTAGTATAAGCAGCAATCAAATATCCACTGTATTTAGAGAACGATCTGGTACGATCTGGATTACAACTATTGATGGTGGTATTAACAAAATAAATCGTGTAAAGCAGCCATTCAAATTATATTCATTTGATTCCGTAAGAAAAATTGTTTTAGGAAACAATAATAAACTCTGGATCGGCACAGCAAATGGGTATTATAAATTTAATCCTGAAAATGAAGAGAGTATTCCATATTCGTTTGGAATTGATGAATTAATTGAAGAAGAGAAATCCGGTGACTTATGGATCGGCACACTTTCCAGTGGTATTTATAAAATGAATGTAGATGGAGGTAGAACAAATTTTTCTACATCTGCCGGAGAAGAAATTACCAGGCGTATATTATGTATGTATAAAGAATCTGACGGCACAGTCTGGATAGGTACGGCTGCCGGAAGTGTTTATAAGATTGATCCGAACCAAACTCATCTTAAAAAGATAATGCAGAACACCGGCACAGTCAAGGATTTATATTTAGATAATTTTGGGATGATGTGGGTTGCTTCGTACGAAGGTGGATTAATTTGTTATGATTCTAAAAAAAATGTTATTGTCAAAAAATATTATCCTGACTCAAAAAACCCAAACAACACCAAAAGCCAGACTTTCCTGGAAATTCTCGAAGATAAAACAGGCACATTATGGTTTGCAACAGATGAGGGTTTAGGTAAATATACACGATCAACAGATAGTATATATTATTATAATTTGAGCGATGGATTGCCTGTGGATTTAATCTGGTCAATCCTTGAGGATGATCATAATAATATCTGGTTTAGTAGCCGGAAAGGTATTTCCAAATTAGATACAAAGACAAATAAATTTCAGAATTATGACATCTCTTATGGATTACCGAAAAACGGACTTAGTAATATTTATGGGTGCAAAACTGAAAATGGTGAAATGTATTTCGGATATCCGGGCGGTATTGTCAAATTCCATCCTGATAGTATTAAAATTAATACATTCATACCTCCGGTTGTAATCACTTCTGTAAAAAAACTCGATAAACCTGTTTCGGTTGAAAATGAAATTCACTTTTCGCACGATGAAAACTTTTTATCATTTGAATTTGTCGCATTAAGTTATCTGAGCCAGGAAAGAAATCAGTATGCTTATATGATGGAAGGGATTGATACGGGTTGGGTTTATTCAGGAACAAGAAGATTTGCAACATACCCCAACCTTGATCCCGGTAAATATACTTTCAGAGTAAAGGGGTCAAATAATGATGGTGTGTGGAATAATAATGGAACTTCTATTGCAATTATAATTTCTCCACCTTTCTGGAGAACCTGGTGGGCTTACAGTTCTTATGTTCTTATCTCGATTTTCTTACTTTATTGGATAAGACGGTATGAAATGGACAGACTAAAATTAAAAGATAAAATTAAAATGGATGAAGCTGTTCTTAAGGAAAAAGAAGAGACAGAAAAAATGAAATCCCGGTTCTTCGCAAACATCTCTCACGAATTCAGAACACCGCTTACCTTAATACTTGGACCTGCCGAGAAAATCATTTCAAATATCTCAAAAGATATTAATAAAGATGCCGGAGCTATAAAGAGAAATGCTTTAAGACTCCTGCAATTAGTTAATCAGTTATTGGATATTTCAAGATTAGAAGCAGGAAAACTCAAACTTGAAGCTTCAAAAGGAAATATAGTTGCTTTCATAAAAGGAATCACATTATCATTCGAATCATTATCTGAATCGAGAGATATAACATTAAAGCTGCAGGCAGAGAAAGATCAGATTGATCTCTATTTTGATAAAGAAAAAATGATAAAAATTTTAACTAACATTTTATCAAACGCATTTAAGTTCACACCAGAGAATGGAAGAATTACAGTATCTGTAAGCGAATGTCCTGCTGATATGACTGAGAGTCATCCCGAACTTGTCTTCGGATCTGCATTTGTTTTAGCATCTTCAATTGATGATGAGATTCCGAACCGGGGTCGAAATGACAAGATGAAAAAATTTGTTGAAATAAAAATAAGAGATACCGGAATCGGAATTACTCAGGATGAAATACCAAAACTATTCGACAGGTTTTACCAGGTAGATAGTTCACTTTCAAAAGAATATGAAGGAACCGGAATTGGATTAGCTTTAACCAAAGAACTTGTAGAGCTTCATCATGGAAATATTTCTGTTGAAAGTGAAATGAGAAAGTTTACCGAGTTCATTTTAACTTTTCCGATTGGCAGAGATCATTTAAAAGATGACGAGATTGTTGAAGAAAAAAAAATAAAGGAAGATGTCATTCAGACCGCAGGAGGCTTTCAGATGAGTTTAAATGAATCGTTCTCACACTTTGACAAGCTCAGTTTGACAAGTGAGATTTATAATGAAGAAGCAGATGCTGAAAAGACTATCATCCTCATCGTTGAAGATAATTATGATATGAGAGAATATATAAAAGATTCACTCGATGCAAGCTATCAGGTTGAAGAAGCGATTAACGGAGAACAAGGCGTTAGAAAAGCAGAAAAAATTATTCCCGATCTTATTATTTCAGATATGATGATGCCAAAGATGGATGGTCAGGAATTAACAAGGATCTTAAAGAACAATGAGAAAACCAGCCATATCCCGATCATATTGTTAACTGCAAAATCTGAACAGTCGGATAAAATTGAAGGTTTAAGAAAAGGTGCAGATGATTACCTTATCAAACCGTATGATGCAAAAGAACTACAGGTGAGGATTGAAAATCTGATCGCAATCAGAAAAAAATTGCAACAGAAATATGGAAACGTTCAATTCACACAAAAGAAAATTGAAAAAAAATTAAGCAGCATTGATGAAGAATTTATGAAAAGAGTAATTGCTGTAATAGAAAATCATTTATCAGATGAAAAATTCAGTATAGAAGAATTTAGCAGCGAATTAAATATGAGCAGAGTTCAGCTTCATAGGAAACTTAAAGCATTGGTGGGTAAATCTGCCGGTCATTTTCTAAGATCCGTTCGATTAACAAAAGCAAAAGACTTTATAGAAGAACAAAAGGGTAATATATCCGAAATAGCTTACTCAGTAGGTTTTTCAAGCCCTGCTTATTTTACAAAATGCTTCAAGGAAGAATTCGGTTACCTACCCAAGGATTTGCAAAAATAA
- a CDS encoding T9SS type A sorting domain-containing protein encodes MNWTAVNSGLTELYITGLIISGSNIFAGTLDDGVFLSTNYGTTWVQSGLAFTQVYELHNSGSNIYAGTLNGVFHSADNGVNWTQLGLTGSGIWSLLASNSDLFASNSEGVFHSTDNGSNWTEASTGLTHLSVPSIIQLNQNLFAGTGGGGVFRSSDNGQSWIKVNNGLTERSIELLASYNSYLFANITYGQLFRSSDNGNTWNNVNTGFGWTVTAFASIGEKLFAGDFDGGFFNSTNNGINWVEGSPLFDGFKVFAVSGTNLYAGTPGGGVFLSTNEGTSWTGINNGLTHHYITSLIFSGTNLFAGTLGGGIFLSTNNGTTWNEVNNGITSFDINCLTVSGTILFAGTANGGIFLSTNNGTSWSQINEGLANPNIRSLTVSNTYLFAGTFNGGVWRRPLSDFVPVELTSFSAVVNDDNVELCWITSTETNNQGFEIQRSKDGKFETIGFVDGHGTTTETQVYSFIDKNLITGKYNYRLKQIDFDGTFEYSNVIEVEVTSPSTFSLEQNYPNPFNPNTKIRYTIPNVIASETKQTQFVSLKIYDVLGNEVATLLNEHTPSGSYEVEFGASNLPSGTYFYQLRAGSFIETKKMIVLK; translated from the coding sequence ATGAATTGGACTGCAGTAAACTCTGGTCTAACTGAACTTTATATCACCGGACTAATTATCTCTGGGTCTAACATTTTTGCTGGAACACTTGATGACGGTGTATTTCTTTCAACAAATTACGGCACAACCTGGGTACAATCTGGTTTAGCATTTACTCAGGTTTATGAACTGCATAATTCAGGTTCAAATATTTATGCCGGTACACTTAATGGTGTATTTCATTCTGCTGACAATGGTGTAAATTGGACTCAGTTGGGTTTAACTGGAAGCGGTATCTGGTCTTTACTGGCTTCGAACTCAGATTTATTTGCAAGCAATTCTGAAGGTGTCTTTCACTCCACAGATAATGGCAGCAATTGGACTGAAGCCAGTACGGGTCTGACTCATTTAAGTGTTCCCTCAATTATTCAACTAAATCAAAATCTTTTTGCAGGAACCGGCGGTGGTGGTGTTTTCCGCTCTTCTGATAACGGACAAAGCTGGATAAAAGTTAATAATGGACTTACAGAGCGATCAATCGAATTGCTGGCAAGTTATAATTCATATCTTTTTGCAAATATAACCTACGGCCAACTTTTTCGTTCTTCAGACAATGGTAATACTTGGAATAATGTGAATACCGGTTTTGGCTGGACAGTGACTGCGTTTGCCTCAATAGGCGAAAAGCTATTCGCAGGCGACTTTGATGGAGGATTTTTTAACTCAACAAATAATGGTATCAACTGGGTCGAGGGTAGTCCTTTATTTGATGGTTTTAAAGTTTTTGCTGTTTCCGGTACGAATCTATATGCCGGCACACCTGGCGGGGGTGTATTCCTGAGTACAAATGAAGGGACAAGCTGGACAGGAATTAATAATGGACTGACTCACCATTATATAACTTCGCTTATTTTTTCAGGTACGAATCTTTTTGCAGGTACACTTGGGGGAGGCATTTTTCTCAGCACCAATAACGGTACAACTTGGAATGAAGTTAATAATGGAATAACCAGTTTCGATATCAATTGTCTCACAGTTTCGGGGACGATTCTGTTTGCCGGTACTGCAAACGGTGGGATATTTCTCTCTACCAACAATGGCACAAGTTGGAGTCAGATTAATGAAGGATTAGCGAATCCGAATATAAGATCTCTGACCGTATCAAACACATATCTTTTTGCTGGGACCTTTAATGGTGGCGTATGGCGGCGTCCGTTGAGTGATTTCGTGCCTGTCGAACTAACTTCATTTTCTGCAGTTGTGAACGATGATAATGTTGAACTCTGTTGGATAACATCAACAGAAACTAACAACCAGGGTTTTGAAATACAGCGAAGTAAAGATGGTAAATTTGAAACAATAGGATTTGTTGACGGACACGGAACAACGACAGAAACACAAGTCTATTCTTTCATAGATAAAAATTTAATTACTGGTAAATACAATTATAGACTAAAACAAATTGACTTTGACGGAACATTTGAATACTCGAATGTAATAGAAGTTGAAGTAACATCTCCATCGACATTCTCGCTTGAGCAAAATTATCCTAACCCATTCAATCCAAACACAAAAATCAGATACACAATTCCGAATGTCATTGCGAGTGAAACGAAGCAAACTCAGTTTGTCAGTTTGAAAATTTATGATGTACTGGGAAATGAAGTAGCAACATTGTTAAATGAGCATACACCTTCTGGTAGTTATGAAGTTGAGTTCGGCGCCTCAAATCTTCCTAGCGGAACATATTTTTATCAGTTGCGAGCAGGTTCATTCATTGAAACGAAGAAGATGATTGTTTTAAAGTAG
- a CDS encoding T9SS type A sorting domain-containing protein, with the protein MSKFISIVFYTIILICPLPLNAQWIRVQGSIPFDVTVRAFISYTNGSGERVLFAGTEGAGVFRSTNDGLNWTGVNSGLTDYEVYSLVISDTTIFAGTLGGGVLRSSVNNINWSEANTGMTGSEIYSLTISGSDIYAGAFFGGVFRSTNNGNTWRSAGLYYILSLLSSGEYLFAGDAAGQVWRSTDNGSSWLPSISGLLYTTYNALAMTSEGNLFAGTYWDSTGVFLSTDNGVNWNQFNEGLTNLNVWTFAVFGTNIFAGTFGFDGGVFHLTNISSNWITVNEGFSYGPFVVSLYISGNYLFAGTLSGVWRRPLSDFVPVELTSFSATVNDDNVELSWITSTETNNQGFEIQRSKDGKFETIGFVDGHGTTTETQVYSFIDKNLITGKYNYRLKQIDFDGTFEYSNVIEVEVTSPSTFSLKQNYPNPFNPSTKIRYTIPNVIASETKQTQFVSLKIYDVLGNEVATLLNEHTPSGSYEVEFDASNLPSGTYFYQLRAGSFIETKKMIVLK; encoded by the coding sequence ATGTCGAAATTCATTTCTATAGTTTTCTATACTATAATTTTGATCTGTCCATTACCCTTGAATGCACAGTGGATACGAGTACAAGGAAGCATTCCCTTTGATGTTACCGTCAGAGCTTTTATAAGCTATACCAACGGATCAGGAGAAAGAGTTCTTTTTGCAGGAACTGAAGGCGCAGGTGTTTTTCGTTCTACTAATGATGGTCTTAACTGGACCGGAGTTAACTCCGGATTAACAGATTATGAGGTTTATTCTCTTGTTATTTCCGACACAACTATATTTGCTGGAACTTTAGGTGGTGGTGTGCTTCGGTCATCAGTTAATAACATAAATTGGAGCGAAGCAAATACAGGGATGACGGGATCTGAAATCTATTCCTTAACTATATCAGGTAGTGATATTTATGCTGGCGCTTTTTTTGGTGGCGTATTTCGTTCAACTAACAATGGTAATACATGGAGGTCAGCCGGATTATATTATATTTTATCTCTTCTTTCATCTGGTGAATATCTTTTTGCTGGAGATGCCGCAGGTCAAGTATGGCGTTCTACAGATAATGGCTCAAGTTGGTTACCTTCAATTTCAGGATTACTCTATACTACTTACAATGCTCTGGCAATGACCTCAGAGGGAAATCTATTTGCCGGTACTTATTGGGATAGCACGGGTGTATTTCTTTCCACAGATAATGGAGTAAATTGGAATCAATTCAATGAAGGACTTACTAACTTGAATGTCTGGACATTTGCTGTATTCGGTACAAATATCTTTGCCGGTACTTTTGGATTCGATGGTGGGGTTTTCCATTTAACTAACATTTCATCTAACTGGATAACTGTTAATGAAGGTTTTAGTTACGGCCCTTTTGTTGTTTCTCTTTACATTTCAGGTAATTATCTCTTTGCCGGGACTCTTTCGGGTGTATGGCGGCGTCCGTTGAGTGATTTCGTGCCTGTCGAACTAACTTCATTTTCTGCAACTGTGAATGATGATAATGTTGAATTAAGCTGGATCACATCAACAGAAACTAACAACCAGGGTTTTGAAATACAGCGAAGTAAAGATGGTAAATTTGAAACAATAGGATTTGTTGACGGACACGGAACAACGACAGAAACACAAGTCTATTCTTTCATAGATAAAAATTTAATTACTGGTAAATACAATTATAGACTAAAACAAATTGACTTTGACGGAACATTTGAATACTCGAATGTAATAGAAGTTGAAGTAACATCTCCATCAACTTTTTCACTCAAACAAAATTACCCTAATCCATTTAATCCAAGCACAAAAATCAGATACACAATTCCGAATGTCATTGCGAGTGAAACGAAGCAAACTCAGTTTGTCAGTTTGAAAATTTATGATGTACTGGGAAATGAAGTAGCAACATTGTTAAATGAGCATACACCTTCTGGCAGTTATGAAGTTGAGTTTGACGCTTCAAATCTACCAAGCGGAACATATTTTTATCAGTTGCGAGCAGGTTCATTCATTGAAACGAAGAAGATGATTGTTTTGAAGTGA
- a CDS encoding T9SS type A sorting domain-containing protein, whose protein sequence is MKKSMCISLIAIVLFVLATPLYSQWVKTNEPSGAVFSLTVSGTSLLAGTVNGVFRSTDYGDTWNLTLPPTILPFVDDFALDSIVRGNRNLYAGGQGGVYISKDDGINWQAINSGLENSEVRSLAVIPNETEGSILLAGTTEGIFRSSDNGESWAPSGLTNLKVYAITVFKDEADSTIILTGIDREYTNLSNCIFHSSDNGQSWIESSSPTLWAGSFAIIPNETNGMNIFSGTYSSVYLSTNNGSDWTHISAGLNRSVYSLATYLNGASGNNIFAGTIFGGVFLSTNNGANWTAVNSGLSYENDYIYSLAVLDQYIFAGTLNPDGGVWRRPLSEMVTSVESDPENFPAQFILEQNYPNPFNPSTVISYRLPVSSDVTLKVYDILGKEVVTLVDEYKPAGKYEVEFNASSLPSGTYFYQLRAGSFIETKKMSLLK, encoded by the coding sequence ATGAAAAAATCTATGTGTATTTCATTGATTGCGATTGTCTTGTTTGTTCTAGCAACCCCATTGTATTCCCAATGGGTTAAAACCAACGAACCTTCTGGTGCGGTATTTTCTCTTACAGTTTCCGGCACAAGCTTATTAGCAGGAACAGTTAACGGTGTTTTTCGTTCTACTGACTACGGGGATACCTGGAATTTGACCTTGCCACCAACAATACTTCCTTTTGTAGATGATTTTGCCCTGGACTCCATTGTTCGTGGCAACAGAAATCTTTATGCAGGTGGTCAGGGTGGAGTTTATATATCTAAAGATGATGGTATAAACTGGCAAGCGATTAACTCGGGTTTGGAGAATAGCGAGGTTCGATCACTTGCTGTAATCCCTAATGAGACCGAAGGTAGTATTCTGCTTGCTGGTACAACTGAAGGTATTTTTCGATCATCTGACAACGGCGAAAGCTGGGCACCATCAGGTCTTACTAACTTAAAAGTTTATGCTATTACAGTTTTTAAAGATGAAGCGGATAGCACAATTATCCTCACAGGTATTGACAGGGAATATACTAATCTAAGTAATTGCATTTTTCATTCCTCTGACAATGGTCAAAGCTGGATTGAATCATCTTCACCCACATTATGGGCAGGTTCTTTTGCAATTATCCCCAATGAAACGAATGGTATGAATATCTTTTCCGGTACATATTCCTCTGTCTATTTATCAACCAACAATGGATCAGATTGGACTCACATAAGTGCAGGTTTGAATAGGAGTGTTTACTCATTAGCAACATATCTTAACGGGGCAAGCGGAAATAATATCTTTGCAGGTACCATTTTCGGCGGTGTTTTTCTATCGACAAACAACGGAGCGAATTGGACAGCAGTCAATTCCGGTCTCTCATATGAAAATGATTATATCTATTCTCTTGCGGTTTTGGATCAATATATCTTTGCAGGCACACTTAACCCTGACGGAGGTGTGTGGAGACGACCACTATCAGAAATGGTGACATCAGTAGAAAGTGATCCTGAAAATTTTCCAGCTCAATTTATACTTGAACAAAATTATCCTAACCCATTTAATCCAAGTACCGTAATCAGTTATCGGTTACCAGTAAGCAGTGATGTGACGTTAAAAGTTTATGACATACTCGGAAAAGAAGTTGTCACATTAGTAGATGAATATAAACCAGCAGGTAAGTATGAAGTTGAATTCAATGCTTCAAGTCTTCCAAGCGGAACATATTTTTATCAGTTGCGAGCAGGTTCATTCATTGAAACGAAAAAAATGTCACTTCTTAAATAA
- a CDS encoding STAS domain-containing protein — protein sequence MSDFVVNIIDEIVVVKVDILIATHRDAKPLWDEFESKLLFNRKKVVIDLSFCNNVDSTFLGILVKILRKLGDKDGKLALVFPKLVRQELFLVTGINKIIPCYDTLAEAMRSLGSKRPLHNFNLNSTVSPN from the coding sequence GTGAGCGATTTTGTTGTAAATATTATTGACGAAATAGTTGTCGTCAAAGTGGATATCCTTATTGCAACTCACAGAGATGCCAAACCTTTGTGGGATGAGTTTGAATCCAAGCTTCTTTTTAATCGTAAGAAAGTAGTTATTGATCTTTCTTTTTGTAATAATGTTGACTCAACATTTCTTGGAATTCTTGTAAAGATTCTCAGAAAATTGGGTGATAAAGATGGAAAGCTGGCTCTTGTGTTCCCAAAGCTCGTCAGACAGGAATTGTTTTTAGTAACCGGAATTAACAAAATAATTCCCTGCTATGATACTCTGGCTGAGGCAATGCGAAGTTTGGGCTCAAAGCGTCCGTTGCATAACTTTAATCTTAATTCGACCGTCTCCCCGAATTGA